The region ACAGGAAAAGCCAGGCGCGCGTGGTCGGCGACACACCACGGCGTGAACGCACGGGTGTGGCGACGACCGGATGAGTCAGGGGTTGATGTTCCATAGCAAAGGTCTCGTCAATGGAAAGCAGCTGGCAAACACAGGCCTTAAAACACCCTTGAACCCTGTGTGAGCGGGCTTGCCCGCGAACGCAATCTTTCAGATCAATAGTGACTGTCAGTCTGCATTCGCGATCAGGCTCGCACACCGTGGATTTATGGCGATTTCAACACCTGTGTTCGCCACTCGATCAGGAAGAAAAGATTTCCGTGTAGCGACGAATCCATTGGTCATGCACGGTGGCCAGGAAGGCGTTGTCGTGCATGATCGCCTTGTCGGCAATCTGCTCTGGCGTAAGGATGTACGGGCTCTTGCGTGCTTCGGCGGAGATGATCGCCTTGGCGTTGACCGGGCCGTTGTAGATGTCTTCGGCCATTTTGCCCTGCACCAGCGGGTCCAGAGAGTGGTCGATAAAAGCGTAGGCCAGATCGGTGTCGCCGGGACGATTCTTTGGCATCACCGACAGCATCAGGTCGGTGTAGAAACCTTCCTTCATACCGAACGTGGCGCCGAGGCCGTAGGCCGGGTCCCGAATCTGCTTCGGGAAAAATGCCGGGGCATACAAGCCGCCCATGTCCAGCGAACCGGTGCGGAACAGCTCGGCGATCTGGTTCGGGTTTTCGCCGAGGGTCACGACGCGATCCTTGAGCTCGGCGAGTTTCTTGAAGCCAGGTTCTACGTTGTGTTCGTCACCACCGGCCAGTTTGGCGGCGATGATGATCAGGTCCATCGCCTCGGTCCAGTTCGGCGGCGGCAGAAAGATGTTAGGTGCCCGCTCCGCGTCCCACAGGGCGGCGTAGCTGTCCGGCGCTTCTTTCTGGGTGCGCGTGCTGTAGACCAGGCTGTTGCACCACAGTAAGTAACCGATGCCGTGACCGTTGGCGCCAGTACGGTATTTTTCCGGCACGTCGACCAGGTTTGGAATGCGGTTGAGGTCAGGTTTTTCCAGGAGCCCGGCGGCGGCCAGACCTTCGGCGCCGACGCCCGCCAAGGTGATGATGTCGTACTGCGGACGATCACCGCCGGCCTTGAGTTTGGCGACCATTTCCGAGGTGCTGCCGGTGCGGTCAGCGATAACCTTGGCGCCGGTTTTGGCCTCGAAGGTTGCCGCGATATTGCGCAATGCGGCCAAGCCGGTGTCATCCGACCACGTCAGCAGCCGCAGGGTCTTGCCCTGAAAGCGCGTGTCGCTGGCGTTTGCCCGGATGAACGGGATGCTCATGGCTGCCGCTGCGACCGAAGCCACGCCCACGGTTTTGATGAATTGCCGTCTGTTCAGATCATGCTGGCCCATGAAGGACTCCCTTTGTTTTTTTAAGTATGAGGTTGGTCGCAACCGTTGCATCCGCGTACTCAAATCCGCTTCAAGCCCCGGTTTAAAAGGGCTTTAGCTGAGCTGACGGGTTCATCCTGAGGTCGAGCAAAACACCTGACTATCGATAAAAACTCATTGAAGCCATGACGCCAGCGCATGCCTCGTTTCGAGGCATGCGCTCACCTTTTTCGTGCCGTCAGACCGCGCGAATCACGTGTTTCATTTCCTGGAACGCCTGCAAACCCCACGGCCCCAACTCGCGGCCGATGCTGCTCTGTTTGTAGCCGCCCCAGGCCGTCTGCGGGAAGATCACTTGCGGTGCGTTAATCCACACCAGCCCGGCCTGCAAGGCATTGGCGACCCGATTTGCCGCTGCGCTGTCGCGGCTCACAACGCTGGCCACCAGACCAAACTGGCTGTCGTTGGCCAGGGCAATCGCCTGCGCCTCCGAGGCAAAACTACGCACGCAGATCACCGGGCCAAAAATCTCTTCGCACCACAGCGCACTGTCCAGGGGCACTTCAGTGAAGACGGTAGGCTGTAAAAAATAGCCGCGCGGCAGGTCTGGCGGACGATGACCACCGCACATCAGTTTGGCACCGGCACTCAAGCCACGATCGATGTGGCCCAGTACCCGTTGATATTGCGCCTGATTGACCAACGCCCCCATCTCCACGTTCGGGTCGAACGGGTCGGCGACACGAATCGCCTCGGCGCGCTCCTGCAAACGGATCAGGAACTCATCCGCCAGTTCATCGGCGACCAATACACGGCTGGTGGCCGAACACATTTGCCCGGCGTTGAAGAACCCACCGCCGCAGGCCAATTCCACGGCCAGTTGAATGTCTGCATCGGCCAGCACCAGCAGCGAAGATTTACCGCCCAGCTCCAGGCTCACGCCTTTGACGGTTTCCGCCGCACGCTGCATGACCTGCACCCCGACGGCGTTGCTGCCAGTGAAAGAGATCTTGGCGATGCGCGGATCCGCCGACAGTGGCGCGCCGACCGCCAGGCCGGTCCCGCAGACCACGTTGAACACACCGTTGGGCAGGCCGGCGTCGGCAATGATGGCCGCCAGTTCCAGCTCCGGCAGCGGCGTAACCTCCGAGGGTTTGAGCACTACGCAACACCCGGCGGCCAGCGCCGGAGCGAGCTTCCAGGCGGTGGTGACCATCGGGAAGTTCCACGGCACGATCAACCCCACCACACCACAGGGTTCACGACGCAGGCGCGCACTGAAGTCGTCGCTTGGCAGCTCGACGGCGCTGTCCTGCTGGCCATCAAGCGCTTCAGCCAGGCCGGCGTAATACTCAAAGGTCGCGATCACGTCATCGACATCAATGGCCGCTTCGAACAACGGTTTGCCGTTGTTGCTCGACTGCAACTGCATCAACTGTTCACGACCGGCCTGCACGCCAGCGGCGATTCTGCGCAGGGTCGCACCACGCTCGGCACCGGTGGTTTTCGACCAGTCGATAAAGGCGTTGGTCGCGGCACTGATGGCGTGCTCGACGGCGTATTCATCGCCACCCTTGACGGTGGTGAGCAGCGCTTCGGTGGCGGGGTTGATCACGCGCAAATGCTCTTTGCCAGCGGACCATTGACCATCGATGTACAGGCCATCCAGCGCCGTTGGAAACGTCATGCGAACGCTCATTTCGACACCGCCTTCATCCACTGCGTCTGATCAATTTCAATCAGCGTCGGGCCCTGACGGTCGGTGGCGGTGCGCAAGGCTTTGCGCAGTTGTTCAACGCCGTTGACGGCTTCGGCAGCACAGCCCAGCGCTTTGGCCACGCCGATAAAGTCCGGGGTATAAATATCGACGCCTACCGGCTCGATGGCGCGGTTGACCATGTATTTTTTGATTTCTTCGTAGCCCTGGTTATTCCACAACAACACGATCACCGGCGTGCGTGCTTCCACGGCGCTGGCCAGTTCCGGCAGGGTGAATTGCAGACCGCCGTCACCGATCAGGCACACCACAGGCGGGCGCACACCGCTTTCGACGCTACCACCAAGCCAGGCACCAATCGCCGCTGGCAAGGCGTAACCCAGGGTGCCGTAACCGGTGGATGAGTTGAACCACCGACGAGGGCGCTCCGGGTTGAAGGTCAGGTTGCCGGTGTACACCGGTTGGGTCGAGTCGCCGACAAATACTGCATTCGGCAATTCGTGCAAGACGATTTCGAGGAAACGGGTCTGGGCCAGGGTCGGTGCATCCCAGCTCGCCGCCAATTCTTCTCGCAAACGTGCAGCCCGTACCGGGCCCCAATCGTTGCGGCGCTCGGCCAGAGACGTGTGGGACAACGCACTCAGCAGCGCCTTCGCGGCATGGCGAGCATCGGCCACCAACGCCACCTGCGGTGGGTAGTTGCGCACGGTCTGGTCCGGATCAATGTCAATGCGCAACAGTGCGCCGGGAATGTTGAAGCCACCGGCGAAGGTCACGTCGTAATCGGTCTCGGCCAGTTCGGTGCCGATGGCCAGCACGACGTCGGCCTCGGCCACCAGGGCCCGTGTCGCCAGCAGGCTCTGGGTCGAGCCAATCAACAAGGGGTGGGCGGATTCGAGCAGGCCCTTGGCATTGATGGTCAGGGCCACCGGGGCGCCCAACAGTTCGGCCAGTTCAGTTAACTCGGCCGCCGCCTCGATGGCCCCGCCACCGGCGAGAATCAGCGGACGTTTGGCACCGGCCAACAACGTCGTCATACGGGCGATGGCGGTCGGCGAAGCCCCCGCGCGGTCGATGTTTACGGGGACGCTGGCGAGTAACTCGTCAGCCTCTTCCACCAGCACGTCCAACGGAATCTCGATGTGTACCGGGCGCGGACGACCGGCCTGAAACAGCGCAAAAGCGCGGGCCAATACACCCGGTAGTTCAGCCGCCGACATCAAGGTGTGGGAAAACGCTGCGACGCCGCCGACCAATGCACGTTGGTTCGGCAGTTCATGAAGCTTGCCGCGTCCACCGCCCAACTGGCCGCGGGACTGCACACTGGAAATCACCAGCATGGGGATCGAATCGGCGTAGGCCTGGCCCATGGCCGTGGTGATGTTGGTCATGCCCGGGCCGGTGATGATGAAGCACACACCCGGTTTGCCGCAGGTGCGCGCGTAGCCGTCAGCCATGAAACCGGCACCCTGCTCGTGACGCGGAGTCACGTGGTTGATGCTCGAACGGGCCAGCCCGCGATACAACTCAACGGTATGCACCCCAGGAATGCCGAACACCTGCTCGACACCGTAACCTTCGAGTAGCTTGACCAATACTTCGCCGCACGTCGCCATGTCGTTGCCCTTTTTGTTCGTTTGAGACACCGGGCCCGCGCAGTGTTTATGATGCGTTGGCAAGCCCAGGGATGGCCTCATTGGAACGGGCGACACATCGCCGCAACAATGGATAAAAAATCATACTAGCCATGTCCTCACGTCATACCTTGGGTCTCTATGAAACGATTGCCTCCCCTGCCCGCCCTGCATACGTTTCTAATCACCGCGCAGTGCTGCAACTTCACCCGGGCCGCCGAGCAGTTACACATCACACAGGGTGCGGTGAGCCGACAGATCGCAGGCCTGGAAGATCACCTGGGTTATGAGCTGTTCATCCGTCAGGCCCGTGGCCTGGACCTGACCGCCGAAGGGCGGGAGTGGCTGCCGCGCGTGCAGCAAATTTTCGGCCTGATCGACGAGGCGGTGGAGCAGATCGGCGCCAAGCGCGAAACCCTGCAACTCAAGGCCCCGACCTGTGTCATGCGCTGGCTTTTACCGCGTCTGCTGCAATGGAAAAAAGAACGCCCGGACATACCGGTAGAACTGACCACTACAGTCAGGCACGGCGTGGACTTTCATCGCGAGCAGTTCGATGCGGCAGTGATGTATGGCGCGCCGCCGGACACTGCGCTGGCCTCTCATCACCTGTTCGATGAACAACTGACGCCGGTCTGCTCCCGGCCACTGCTTGAAGGGCCTGTGCCATTGCAGGTGCCGCAAGATCTGGAGCAACATCTGCTGCTCCATCCCACCCGCGATGAGCGCGACTGGAAAGCCTGGCTGGCGAGCGCCGATGTTCACGTGAGCAATGTCGACAAGGGTCAGCATTTCGAGACGCTGGACCTGGCGATGTCCATGGCCTCGCAAGGAACAGGCGTGGCGATCGGGGATTGGTCGCTGATCGGCGATGATTTGAGTGCCGGAAGGCTGGTCATGCCGTTTGAGTTGAAGGTCAGAACGGGGTTGGCGTATTACCTGGTGATGCCACAAAAGCCTGCACCTTCGCCGAAGTTACAGGAATTATTGCGGTGGTTGGTGGCACAGGCACAGGCGCGGTGATGGCCAAAAAAGCGTCGCCAGCAGGCTCGCGTCCCTATTGAAATGCGATCAAATGCGGGAGCGAGCCTGTTCGCGAGTGGTTTCAGCCGCGCTGTTCAGTAACCGACTGCAAATCGCTGACGCGAATGCTTTGGCGACTCCACTTCATCCAGCATCGCGATGGCAAAATCAGCGAAGGTGATCCAGCTTCGACCTTCTGCACTGACCAGCAAGTCGTCCTTGCCCACCCGAAACGTACCGGTGCGCTCACCGTCCACAAACTCTGCCGACGGCGAGAGGAAGGTCCAGTCGAGTTCCTTCTCCGAGCGCAGATCATCCAGGAACAAAGCGCCGGCACTGGCCTCGGCCTTGTAAGCCTGCGGAAAACCTTCGCTGTCGATGACGCGACCGCCGGTAGGCAACAATAGCGAACCGGCGCCACCCACCACCAGCAGGCGCTGGACCCCGGCCTTTTTCAACGGCTCGAGGACAGCACTGGCAGGCAGGGTCGAAAAGTGCGCAGCGCTGAGCACCACATCATGGCCCGCGACGGCTGCTTGCAGCGCCTCGGCATCAAGCGCGTCAACGTCTTTAGTAACGACACCGGCGCGCGGGCTGATTTTTGAGGTGTCCCGGGCAATAGCGGTGACGCTGTGACCACGACGCAAAGCTTCTTCCAACAATTGGCTACCGGCACGGCCGGTGGCACCGATGATTGCGATATTGCTCATGACGTTCTCCAGTGGCTCAGGTGTGACGCAAAGCGTCACGGGCGGCATTCCCACGCAGAGCGTGGGAATGATCGGGTACAGCGTATTACCACTTCATCTCGCCCTTGGCGACTTTGGCACTTAGCTCAAGCGAGCTTTCTTCGCCGAGCGTTGGGTAGCGTTTTTTCATCGCCGCAATCAGCGCAGCGGAGTCTTTTGCCTTAGCGGTTTCTTCGTCGAACGCCTTGATGTAACCGGCAGTGAATTGCACGGCAGCCAGGGAGCGTGTGCTCTCACCCAGGTAATGACCCGGCACGATGGATTTCGGTTTCAGGGTTTCGATGGCGTGCAACGTCGCCAGCCAGTCGGTATGGGATTGCGCAGTTTGGGTATCCGCCATCCACACATGGATATTTTCAGCGACCACTACGCCACCGACCACAGCCTTGATCGACGGAATCCAGACGAAGCTGCGATCCGGCTGCTTGCCGTCCAGGCCAATCACCTGCAACTTCTGCCCTTCAAGCATCAGGCTGTCGCCCTTGAGTACGCCGGGAACGATGGTTTTAGACGGCGCTTCAGCGCCCATTTTCGGTCCCCAGAACGCCAGTTTTCCGTCAACGGTTTGCTTGATGTGGTCAACGGTCGGCTGCGAGGCCAACACCTGGGCTTTCGGGAAAGCCGCGGTCAGCGTTTCAAGGCCAAAGTAGTAATCCGGGTCACCATGGCTGATGTAGATGGTGGTCAGTTGCTTGCCGCTGGCGCGGATTTTCTGCACCACTTGCTCAGCCTGGGATTTACCGAACTGCGCGTCCACCAGGATTGCCTCTTTCTCACCACTGACCAGCACTGAACTCACCGGGAAAATCGCTTTTTCACCGGGGTTATAGACGTCCAGGGTCAGGGTCGATGCCGCTGCGGCGTGGGCGGCGAAACCGAGGGTGGCGGTGGCCAGAAGAATGCGTTTGATTGAAGGGAAGCCGATCATCTGTTGCTCCGTGGTCTGAACGCCGTGTTTGGCGATGGGACAGAGCTTAGTTGCCTGACTCAGTACAAAAAATGCGATGCTGGGACATAGTTTGTTTCTAAAAGTGAGCAAATCATGGATCGTCTACAAGCAATGCGCGTGTTCATCACGGTGTTGGACCTCGGCAGCCAGTCGGCAGCGGCTGACCACCTGGACCTGTCGCGACCCGTGGTGTCGCGCTATCTGGCGGAGCTGGAAGACTGGGTCGGCGCACGCCTGATGCACCGCACCACTCGCAAGTTGAGCCTGACCGCTGCTGGCAGCGAGATTCTGCCGAGGTGCCGGCAGATGCTCGACCTGTCCACCGACATGCAGGCCGCTGTCAGCGAACCGGACGACGCACCGCGCGGGTTACTGCGGATCAGCGTCAGCACGTCGTTCGGCCAGGCGCAATTCGCGCAGGCGATGGCGGTGTATGTCAAACACTACCCCGGCGTCAGTATCGACCTGCAAATGCTCGACCGCACGGTGAACCTGGTGGACGAACGCATCGACCTGGCGATTCGTACCAGCAATGACCTGGACCCAAATCTCATCGCCCGGCGCCTGACGGTCTGCCGCTCGGTGATCTGCGCCTCACCTGCTTACCTGCGCGAGCACCCGACGCCGCTGCGCGTCGAAGACTTGAGCCAGCACAATTGCCTGACCCACTCCTACTTCGGCAAAAGCCTCTGGCATTTTGAGCAGGACGGCGAGCAGGTCTCAGTGCCCGTGCAGGGCAACATCAGCGCCAACGAAGCCAGCACCCTGTTGCGCACAGCGATTGCCGGCGCCGGGGTGGCCATGCTGCCGTCTTACCAGGCAGGCGTACACATTCACAGCGGCGAACTGATCCGTCTGCTCGCCCATGCAGAACCCCGGCAGATGAACATGTACGCGGTATACGCCTCACGCAAGCACATGCCGGCCACGATGCGCAGCATGCTGGATTTCCTGGTCCTCAGGTTCCCCGAAGAGCCGGCATGGGATGCAGGCTTATAACCACCAAAGCAGAGGCGAGGGCTTGCCCGCGAGGGCGATCTATCAGTCACCTGAATTGTCGCCAAGTAGCCTAAAAATGGCCATCAGCGCTCTGAATACTGCGCTACATGCAACACCTGGGGTGCTGGCAACTCACAGGGACTGACCTATGCTGAACAGTAAGTACCCAAGGGTATTCGTTCAGAGGTCAACGCCATGAACATCAAAACAAGAAGATACCTCGCCATTTTCATCACCTGCGCGGCCACGCTGGCACTGTATGGCACCGCCGCTTGGCGCGTGGAGCAGCTGCGACAACTGCCCCGTGAATACGCGAGCTGCAACTTTGAACACTGCTTGCCACACAGCGGGACATTCAGCGCACTGCGCTAACGCCGCGCGTCAGGCCCCGTTATTGTCCTGATCGACTTTCAAGCGATCACGGAATGCCTTGGGCGAAATCCCCACACGACGACGAAACAGCCGCGTGAAGTTTGTCGGATCGGAGAACCCCAACACGTCAGACATTTCATAGATCGTCATGCTGGTGTAGGTCAGCAGTCGTTTGGCTTCCAGCAATTGCCGTTCATGCATGATCTGCAACGCCGGCTGCCCCGCCAGCTCACGGCAGGTGCCGTTCAGGTGCGACACGGAAATCCCCAGCCGATGCGCCAGGTCTTCCACCTTCACATGCTGGCGATAGGTCTCTTCCACCAACTGAATAAAACCATTGAGGTATTCGCGCGCACGCTGCGGACGCTGGCTGGCGTTACGGCGCGAAATGACCTGGCGACTCACCCAGACCATGATCACGCTGACCAGCGAATGCATGAGCATTTCGCGCGCCGGTTGATGGCCGGTGTATTCGTTTTGCAGGGCTGAAAACAAGCTGTTGAGGTATTCGCTGTCCTTGCCCGCCGGATAACTTTCGGCCTGCGCCAGGGCATGCACGGTGTTGCCCAGTTGTGCTTGCAGGTGCTTCACCAGTGGCGCGGCGAGGGTCACCACGAAACCTTCGACGTCTTCGCAAAACCGATAACCATGCACCGAGAGCGGCGGCAGAATCAGGATGGCCGGCTCTGTCAGTTGCGTAGAGTGGCCCTCGATTTCAAGCGCGGCCTGGCCCTTGAAGACGAAAAGCAACTGGCAGAGGTCGGCGTGGCGGTGGGGTTTGATTTCCCATTGATGTTCGCGGCTGCGAGTGGAAATCGCTTCACAGTGCAGCAAGTCAGGGGTCGGCCAATCCAGGCTTTCACCGTAAAGCTTGAACACCGGTATCGAAGGCAGGGCGGGCTTGTTCATCACGTCAATCCAGGCCTCGGGGTCAGCGGGCGATAATCGCACCGATTGGCAGAATGTACAGGTATCGGCTCAGTTTTCACCTTCAATTGACCGACTCGCAAGAGAAAAATGCAAGCACTCGATCCATAAAAATTATTCACCGGCTCTGGCCCTGTGAAGCTTGCGAGTCATAAAAACAATGAGAACGCTAAAAACCCAAATTGCCATCATCGGTGCCGGTCCGTCCGGGTTGTTACTCGGTCAGCTGCTGCACAACGCCGGAATCGACACCGTTATCCTCGAACGCCAAACACCTGACTACGTCTTGGGCCGCATCCGCGCCGGCGTCCTTGAGCAAGGCATGGTGGAGCTGCTGCGCCAGGCTGGGGTCGGCCAGCGCATGGATGCCGAAGGACTGGTTCACGGGGGATTCGACCTGGCCCTGGACGGAGGTCAGGTCCACATTGATCTGCACGCGTTGACCGGCGGCAAAACCGTGATGATTTATGGCCAGACCGAAGTCACTCGCGACCTGATGGCCGCTCGTCAGGTCGCCGGAGCGCGGACACTGTACGAAGCCAGTCATGTCGTGCCTCATGGCATGAAGACCAACGAAACCTACGTCACGTTCGAAAAGGACGGCGAAACTTATCGCCTCGATTGCGACTACATTGCCGGGTGCGACGGTTTCCACGGCGTGGCGCGACAGTCGATTCCCGCCGAGTGCATTAAGGTCTTCGAGCGGGTCTACCCGTTTGGCTGGCTGGGAATTCTCGCCGACACCCCACCGGTACACGAAGAACTGGTCTACGCCCGCCACGAGCGCGGCTTTGCCCTGTGCAGCATGCGTTCGGCAACGCGCAGCCGGTATTACCTTCAAGTACCGGCCGATGAGAAAGTCGAAGACTGGTCCGATCAGCGCTTCTGGGATGAACTCAAAACTCGTTTGCCAAAGGCGCTGGCAGCCCAGTTGGTGACTGGGCCTTCCCTCGAAAAAAGCATCGCGCCGCTGCGCAGTTTTGTGGTCGAGCCGATGCAGTACGGGCGGATGTTCCTTGTCGGCGACGCCGCGCACATTGTTCCGCCCACCGGCGCCAAAGGCCTTAACCTGGCCGCCAGTGACGTCAGCACGCTGTTCAATATTCTGTTGAAGGTGTATCGCGAAGGCCGGGAGGAGTTACTCGAAAAATACTCCGAGATCTGTCTGCGCCGGGTGTGGAAAGCTGAACGATTTTCTTGGTGGATGACCTCGATGCTGCATCGCTTCGATGATCACGATGCGTTCAGCCAGCGCATCAGCGCCGCCGAGCTGGCGTATTTTGTCAGCTCCGAGGCCGGCAAAAAAACTATTGCAGAAAATTACGTCGGACTTCCATACGAGGCTATCGAATAGCGTCCTATCGACTTACACTGCGGGCATTCCCCGCCCGCCTTGCGTGTTGCGGGCGCCTCACTGCCCGCAGGGTTTCTCACGTGACCAACCTGAATCAGCCTGAAACACCCAAGCCGGCCATTCGCAGCGTACTGATCGCCTTGATGCTGGCGATCTTTCTCGGCGCACTGGACCAGACCATCGTCGCCGTGTCGATGCCGGCCATCTCTGCGCAGTTCAAGGACGTCAGCCTGCTGGCCTGGGTGATTTCCGGCTATATGGTGGCAATGACCGTAGCGGTGCCGATCTACGGCAAGCTCGGCGACTTGTACGGCCGGCGCAAGCTGATGCTGTTCGGCATGGGGTTGTTCACGCTGGCGTCGTTGTTCTGCGGCATGGCCCAGAGCATGGAGCAACTGGTACTGGCGCGGATCATTCAGGGCATCGGCGCCGGCGGGATGATTTCGGTCAGCCAGGCAATCATCGGTGACATCGTGCCGCCAAGGGAACGCGGTCGCTATCAGGGTTACTTCAGCAGCATGTACGCGGTCGCTAGTGTGGCGGGCCCGGTGCTGGGGGGTTACATGACCGAATACCTGTCCTGGCGCTGGGTGTTTTTAATCAACCTGCCACTGGGTCTGGGCGCATGGCTGGTGGCCAATCGCACGTTGGTAGGCCTGCCCGTGCCGCAGCGAAAACCGGTCATCGATTACCTCGGTACGCTGCTGATGATCATTGGTTTAACCGCATTGTTGCTCGGCATCACACAGGTGGGCCAAGGCCATTCATGGCGCAGTGCCGACGTGTTGGGGCTACTCGCGGGGGCAGTGCTGCTGCTGGCGATTTTTGTCTGGCATGAGCGACGCGCCCGCGAACCGTTGCTGCCAATGCACCTGTTCGCTAACCGCGATGCAATTTTTTGCTGGTGTACGATTTTCTTCACCAGTTTCCAAGCCATCTCACTGATCGTACTGATGCCATTGCGTTTCCAGAGTGTCACCGGTGCCGGAGCCGACAGCGCCGCGCTGCATCTGTTGCCGCTGGCCATAGGCTTGCCGATTGGCGCGTATTTCGCCGGACGCCGCACCTCAGTGACCGGGCGCTACAAGCCGATGATCCTGAGCGGTGCGCTGCTGATGCCGCTCTCGATCCTCGGCATGGCGTTCAGTGCGCCTCAAGCTGTATTACTCAGCAGTCTGTTCATGGTGCTCAGCGGAATCGCATCCGGCATGCAGTTCCCGACCTCATTGGTCGGCACACAAAACTCGGTCGAGCAGCGAGACATCGGCGTGGCCACCAGCACCACCAACTTGTTCCGCTCGCTGGGTGGTGCGGTCGGCGTTAGCGTGATGTCGGCGCTGTTATTGGCGTTGTTGCAGGATTCAAGCTTCGCCCACCTCGCGGGCTCAACGATGATCGCCGAGGGCAACTCGGGAAATGTGTTGCTCGACGGCTTGAACGCCACGGCGGGCGACGCGCAGGACGCTTTGCGCGCCGAACTGCTGCTGACATTTCGGCATTTGCTGCTGGTCAGTGCGGCGGTTTCGCTGTTGGGGCTGGCAGCGGCGATTGCAATGCCAAACAGGGTATTGCGCGGCCGTGAAGACAAGGCCCGGTAGGGAAAGGAGACGGGGAATCGGCCTTCACGAGCGAGCGATAACCGCGGCTCAAGGGCTGTAATACCCCACGGCCACCAGAAAATGCCCGACCTTCTTCAAGTACGCATGTTTGTCTTCAATTTTGCCGGTCACCGGGTTTTTCCAGCGATAGTCGTAGTCGCCGTGGTCCTGCTTGGCGATCAACGCCAGAATCGGCTCACCCACCGGCTTGCCTTCCGGGTCCTTGACCTTGCCGAAGTCGGTATTGATCAACCGTAAGTTAGTGCCGTGAGCGACGTAGCGCTGGTTATTCAGGTCCACGACGAACACGTACAGATCATCCTGCAAGTAACCGCCCTTTAGAGCATTGACAGCGTTGAGCGTGCCCTTCTCGTCCTTTGCCAAATCGGCCGCGGCCTTGTTGAGCAGGGCCATCG is a window of Pseudomonas sp. DC1.2 DNA encoding:
- the pobA gene encoding 4-hydroxybenzoate 3-monooxygenase, with translation MRTLKTQIAIIGAGPSGLLLGQLLHNAGIDTVILERQTPDYVLGRIRAGVLEQGMVELLRQAGVGQRMDAEGLVHGGFDLALDGGQVHIDLHALTGGKTVMIYGQTEVTRDLMAARQVAGARTLYEASHVVPHGMKTNETYVTFEKDGETYRLDCDYIAGCDGFHGVARQSIPAECIKVFERVYPFGWLGILADTPPVHEELVYARHERGFALCSMRSATRSRYYLQVPADEKVEDWSDQRFWDELKTRLPKALAAQLVTGPSLEKSIAPLRSFVVEPMQYGRMFLVGDAAHIVPPTGAKGLNLAASDVSTLFNILLKVYREGREELLEKYSEICLRRVWKAERFSWWMTSMLHRFDDHDAFSQRISAAELAYFVSSEAGKKTIAENYVGLPYEAIE
- a CDS encoding MDR family MFS transporter; translation: MTNLNQPETPKPAIRSVLIALMLAIFLGALDQTIVAVSMPAISAQFKDVSLLAWVISGYMVAMTVAVPIYGKLGDLYGRRKLMLFGMGLFTLASLFCGMAQSMEQLVLARIIQGIGAGGMISVSQAIIGDIVPPRERGRYQGYFSSMYAVASVAGPVLGGYMTEYLSWRWVFLINLPLGLGAWLVANRTLVGLPVPQRKPVIDYLGTLLMIIGLTALLLGITQVGQGHSWRSADVLGLLAGAVLLLAIFVWHERRAREPLLPMHLFANRDAIFCWCTIFFTSFQAISLIVLMPLRFQSVTGAGADSAALHLLPLAIGLPIGAYFAGRRTSVTGRYKPMILSGALLMPLSILGMAFSAPQAVLLSSLFMVLSGIASGMQFPTSLVGTQNSVEQRDIGVATSTTNLFRSLGGAVGVSVMSALLLALLQDSSFAHLAGSTMIAEGNSGNVLLDGLNATAGDAQDALRAELLLTFRHLLLVSAAVSLLGLAAAIAMPNRVLRGREDKAR
- a CDS encoding helix-turn-helix domain-containing protein; translated protein: MNKPALPSIPVFKLYGESLDWPTPDLLHCEAISTRSREHQWEIKPHRHADLCQLLFVFKGQAALEIEGHSTQLTEPAILILPPLSVHGYRFCEDVEGFVVTLAAPLVKHLQAQLGNTVHALAQAESYPAGKDSEYLNSLFSALQNEYTGHQPAREMLMHSLVSVIMVWVSRQVISRRNASQRPQRAREYLNGFIQLVEETYRQHVKVEDLAHRLGISVSHLNGTCRELAGQPALQIMHERQLLEAKRLLTYTSMTIYEMSDVLGFSDPTNFTRLFRRRVGISPKAFRDRLKVDQDNNGA